One segment of Shewanella piezotolerans WP3 DNA contains the following:
- a CDS encoding efflux RND transporter permease subunit gives MNNNNNSLGISGKIAASFQQSAITPLLALLGLLLGLFAVLVTPKEEEPQIDVTFADVYIPFAGATPAEVESLVTLPTEQIISELKGIDTLYSFSQPDGAMFIVIFEVGIARNDAIVKLYNQIYANLDKLPLESGVGEPLIKPRGIDDVPIVSLTLWSKDTAISAEQLTHVANGLETELKRIPGTREINSVGSQQLIVNVRIDPIKMNYYGVSYDEINNRLSSNNHVSMPASLVQQNQQIKVQTGQFINNLDDVKQLVIAVRKDSDNQAAPIFLADIADITLKADIPSQTAWHGDKDNIYPAVTIAIGKQPGVNAVDIADAILERVDKVDNILLPNTVNISVSRNYGETAGNKANTLILKLIFATSAVVILVLLTMGFRESLVVGIAIVITLALTLFASWAWGFTLNRISLFALIFSIGILVDDAIVVVENIHRHMAMGKRSFSELIPIAVDEVGGPTILATFTVIAALLPMAFVSGLMGPYMSPIPINASMGMLISLAVAFMVTPWLSRKLLKHDVNQADNKTAKQEMENGGVMVRTFNRLIGPFVTGKNARKARFGLAAGIFVLIASAVALPIGKLVVLKMLPFDNKSEFQIMVDLPEGTPVEQTQRTLKALAQHLNTVDEVDNYQLYAGTSAPMNFNGLVRHYFLRQTQELGDIQVNLVDKQHRDRDSHSIALAVRGPLQQIAKQYNANVKVVEVPPGPPVWSPILAEVYGPSEAIREKAANQLQALFHQTTDVVDIDIYLPAAQAKWQVNIDRSKASLLGVEYAQVVDLVATSIGGKDISYLHMPKQKYPVPIRIQLKESDKFNLEQVMNLTIKNSEGQAIAMSELLNIQHGTIDAPIIHKNMIPMIMVVADMAGPLDSPLYGMFDMVGKIDAANGLGFEQHYINQPTGLDSVAVLWDGEWKITYETFRDMGIAYAVGMIAIYLLVVAQFKSYTVPLIIMAPIPLTVIGVMPGHALLGAQFTATSMIGMIALAGIIVRNSILLVDFIHQETAAGVLFEQAVIHSGAVRAKPIMLTGMAAMIGALFILDDPIFNGLAISLIFGILVSTLLTLVVIPVLYYAVMKKRYQ, from the coding sequence ATGAATAATAACAATAATAGCTTAGGGATCTCCGGCAAGATTGCTGCTAGCTTTCAGCAAAGCGCTATCACCCCTTTACTGGCGCTACTTGGCTTACTGCTTGGCCTCTTTGCCGTACTGGTTACACCAAAAGAGGAAGAACCACAAATAGATGTCACTTTTGCCGACGTTTATATTCCGTTTGCTGGCGCAACACCCGCTGAGGTTGAAAGTTTAGTCACCTTGCCTACTGAGCAAATAATTTCTGAACTTAAAGGGATTGATACTCTTTATTCATTCTCGCAGCCAGATGGCGCGATGTTCATCGTCATCTTTGAAGTGGGTATAGCCAGAAACGACGCTATCGTTAAGCTCTATAACCAGATCTATGCCAACTTGGACAAACTGCCTTTAGAATCAGGCGTTGGTGAACCACTGATTAAACCTCGTGGCATTGATGATGTACCGATTGTTAGTTTAACCCTTTGGTCAAAAGATACTGCGATATCAGCTGAGCAACTCACTCATGTTGCCAACGGTTTAGAAACTGAGCTTAAAAGGATCCCCGGAACGCGAGAGATAAACTCTGTCGGTTCACAACAGCTAATCGTTAATGTTCGTATTGACCCGATTAAAATGAACTATTACGGCGTCTCATATGATGAAATCAATAATCGGTTAAGTAGTAACAACCATGTCTCTATGCCAGCTTCTCTGGTACAACAAAACCAACAGATTAAAGTGCAAACAGGCCAATTCATCAACAATCTTGATGATGTAAAACAGTTGGTAATTGCTGTTCGCAAAGACAGCGATAATCAAGCTGCGCCGATATTTCTCGCCGATATTGCAGACATCACATTAAAAGCAGATATTCCCAGCCAAACTGCTTGGCATGGCGATAAAGACAATATCTACCCTGCCGTCACCATTGCCATTGGCAAGCAACCAGGCGTTAACGCCGTAGATATTGCTGATGCCATTCTTGAGCGCGTCGATAAAGTCGATAATATCTTATTGCCAAATACGGTCAATATTTCAGTGTCTCGTAACTACGGCGAAACGGCTGGTAACAAAGCTAATACACTTATTCTAAAGCTGATTTTTGCAACCTCTGCAGTGGTCATATTAGTGCTACTCACCATGGGCTTTAGAGAATCATTAGTAGTTGGAATCGCCATTGTCATTACGCTTGCGCTGACGCTATTTGCCTCTTGGGCTTGGGGGTTTACCTTAAATCGAATCTCCCTGTTCGCACTTATCTTTTCGATAGGTATTTTGGTGGATGACGCCATTGTTGTGGTTGAGAATATTCACCGCCATATGGCAATGGGTAAAAGAAGCTTTAGCGAGCTCATCCCCATTGCCGTTGACGAAGTCGGTGGACCAACCATTCTGGCAACCTTTACAGTCATTGCAGCATTGCTACCGATGGCGTTTGTATCAGGGCTTATGGGTCCATATATGAGCCCTATTCCTATAAATGCCAGTATGGGCATGCTCATCTCTCTTGCAGTCGCCTTTATGGTCACCCCTTGGCTCAGCCGTAAACTGTTAAAACACGATGTAAATCAGGCTGACAATAAGACGGCGAAACAAGAAATGGAAAACGGCGGTGTGATGGTACGCACCTTTAATCGACTAATTGGACCGTTTGTAACAGGGAAAAATGCTAGAAAGGCACGCTTTGGCTTAGCCGCTGGGATCTTCGTTCTTATCGCTAGTGCCGTTGCACTGCCTATTGGTAAGTTAGTAGTACTCAAAATGCTGCCTTTTGACAACAAGTCAGAATTTCAAATAATGGTCGATCTCCCTGAAGGCACGCCAGTAGAGCAAACCCAGAGAACGTTGAAAGCACTCGCGCAGCACCTAAACACCGTTGATGAAGTTGATAACTATCAACTTTATGCGGGTACCAGCGCACCGATGAATTTTAATGGCTTAGTACGCCACTACTTTTTACGTCAAACTCAGGAGCTTGGTGATATTCAGGTGAACCTAGTTGATAAACAACATAGGGACAGAGACAGCCACAGCATTGCTTTAGCGGTTAGAGGGCCGCTGCAACAGATAGCCAAGCAATATAACGCTAATGTCAAAGTGGTTGAGGTTCCGCCAGGGCCACCTGTTTGGTCGCCTATTCTCGCTGAGGTTTATGGCCCGAGTGAAGCGATTAGAGAAAAAGCAGCCAATCAATTACAAGCGCTATTCCATCAAACTACCGATGTAGTAGATATTGATATCTATCTACCTGCAGCGCAGGCCAAATGGCAAGTTAATATAGATAGAAGCAAAGCGAGCTTGCTTGGTGTTGAATATGCTCAGGTGGTCGATCTCGTGGCCACCAGCATTGGCGGTAAAGATATTAGCTACTTGCATATGCCCAAGCAAAAATACCCAGTGCCTATTCGTATTCAGCTCAAAGAGTCTGACAAGTTCAACTTAGAACAGGTAATGAATCTCACGATTAAAAATAGCGAAGGCCAAGCTATTGCAATGTCTGAGTTACTGAATATTCAGCACGGTACCATCGATGCGCCAATAATCCACAAGAACATGATCCCGATGATAATGGTAGTTGCCGACATGGCGGGTCCGCTCGATAGTCCGCTATATGGCATGTTTGATATGGTCGGCAAAATAGACGCCGCTAATGGCCTTGGATTTGAGCAACACTATATTAATCAACCCACAGGGCTCGATAGTGTCGCGGTGCTGTGGGATGGCGAATGGAAAATAACCTATGAAACATTCAGGGATATGGGGATCGCGTATGCTGTCGGCATGATTGCAATATACTTGCTGGTCGTCGCACAGTTTAAGTCCTATACCGTACCACTCATCATCATGGCGCCGATCCCTCTTACGGTTATTGGCGTTATGCCTGGTCATGCATTACTCGGGGCACAGTTCACTGCAACGTCGATGATCGGCATGATTGCACTTGCTGGAATAATCGTTCGAAATTCAATCCTACTCGTTGATTTTATCCACCAAGAAACTGCTGCAGGCGTACTGTTTGAACAAGCCGTTATTCACTCCGGCGCCGTTCGAGCAAAGCCTATTATGTTGACGGGAATGGCAGCGATGATCGGCGCGCTTTTCATTCTAGACGACCCTATTTTTAATGGCTTAGCGATCAGCCTTATTTTCGGCATTCTCGTATCTACACTGCTAACGCTAGTAGTCATCCCAGTGCTTTACTATGCGGTGATGAAAAAGCGCTATCAATAA
- a CDS encoding SIMPL domain-containing protein, giving the protein MTKNNAVSAFILGGLLCLGMVLLGNTIGDKLIKMKSMERTVTVKGLAEKEVRANIAIWPIRFTEVDNDLDSLYVNVQTKTDKVAAFLKQQGFDESEITISLPAIDDRLAQGYSDPNVKYRYSARVSLSLYTDKIDLLLSARTKMLSLAKEGIAISDQDYNSKAQFLFTKLNDVKPEMIQSATQNARQVAEKFAKDSDSKLGKIKKAAQGQFSINDRDSNTSYIKKVRIVSTLTYYLND; this is encoded by the coding sequence ATGACTAAAAACAATGCTGTTTCTGCCTTTATTCTTGGTGGCTTACTCTGCCTAGGCATGGTGTTACTTGGCAATACCATTGGTGATAAGCTAATTAAAATGAAATCGATGGAACGTACGGTAACCGTTAAGGGGTTAGCCGAAAAAGAGGTACGTGCCAATATTGCCATCTGGCCAATCAGGTTTACCGAAGTCGATAACGATCTCGATAGCCTCTACGTAAACGTACAAACTAAGACTGATAAAGTCGCCGCATTTTTAAAACAGCAAGGTTTTGATGAGTCAGAGATCACTATCTCACTGCCCGCTATTGATGATCGATTAGCCCAAGGTTACTCAGATCCGAATGTGAAGTATCGCTACTCAGCTCGAGTCTCGTTATCACTCTATACCGATAAAATTGACCTGTTGTTGTCAGCTCGTACAAAAATGCTGTCGCTTGCCAAAGAAGGCATAGCGATTTCAGATCAAGACTACAACAGCAAAGCTCAGTTCCTATTTACTAAACTCAATGACGTTAAACCAGAGATGATCCAATCGGCGACTCAAAATGCACGGCAGGTGGCGGAAAAGTTTGCAAAGGACTCTGACTCTAAATTAGGAAAAATCAAAAAAGCCGCACAGGGACAATTCAGCATTAACGATAGAGACAGCAATACGTCTTATATAAAGAAAGTACGTATTGTGTCGACATTGACTTATTACCTAAACGACTAA
- a CDS encoding OmpP1/FadL family transporter yields MKYFNKTLIAVSVALVSTQSMAAGFQLNSQSATGIGRAFAGDAVIADNASVLSRNPAAMALFDEKQLSMGLTYADVEVEVKDVAMGDVHFGSVPDAAEAKIIPNFYYVSPVNDKFAYGVAMFSNFGTGTDTTELSNNIIGGVIPAPIDLLGKTEVTTINFNLSASYRINDNFSVGAGVDVIYGEGTLTRGGATPSLSDPQHTELVDVDADGVAFGGIVGAVYEFNENHRIGASYRFSPDFKASGDISMTDPQAGPIMFDEINIPIPDIFQVAGFHQLTEKFALHYTAQLTTWGDFHEISVTDGTIGGAPVAPEASLKTYAWDDSWLFSVGGTYTLNDSWTLRAGYMFDQGVVGEISSISIPDSDRQWYTAGATYNLSKHTSLDFGIAFVRGEETDLVEYSAIYGANPTPINATTLSNATYYSMQYNYKF; encoded by the coding sequence ATGAAGTATTTCAACAAGACTCTTATCGCTGTATCAGTTGCTTTAGTAAGCACACAATCAATGGCTGCTGGTTTCCAACTTAACAGCCAATCAGCAACAGGTATCGGCCGTGCTTTTGCCGGTGATGCTGTCATCGCTGATAACGCATCAGTGCTATCACGTAACCCTGCTGCTATGGCGTTGTTTGATGAAAAGCAATTATCAATGGGTTTAACTTATGCTGACGTAGAAGTAGAAGTTAAAGACGTGGCTATGGGTGATGTGCATTTTGGTAGTGTACCAGATGCTGCAGAAGCAAAGATTATCCCTAATTTTTACTATGTCAGCCCAGTCAATGACAAGTTCGCCTACGGCGTTGCTATGTTCAGTAACTTCGGTACAGGTACTGATACAACTGAACTTTCAAATAATATCATTGGCGGCGTAATACCAGCACCGATTGATTTGCTTGGTAAAACAGAAGTAACAACCATTAACTTTAATCTAAGTGCTTCTTACCGCATTAATGATAACTTTAGTGTAGGTGCTGGTGTTGATGTTATTTACGGTGAAGGAACGCTTACACGTGGTGGCGCTACACCATCGCTATCAGATCCTCAGCATACCGAACTTGTTGATGTAGACGCTGATGGTGTTGCATTTGGTGGTATCGTTGGTGCTGTGTACGAATTCAATGAAAACCACCGCATTGGTGCCAGCTACCGCTTTAGTCCAGACTTTAAAGCAAGTGGTGATATCAGCATGACAGATCCGCAAGCTGGTCCAATCATGTTTGATGAAATCAATATCCCAATTCCTGATATCTTCCAAGTAGCTGGTTTTCATCAGCTAACTGAAAAGTTTGCTCTGCATTACACTGCGCAATTGACTACTTGGGGTGATTTCCATGAAATCAGTGTAACTGATGGCACAATTGGTGGCGCTCCAGTTGCTCCAGAAGCAAGTCTTAAGACTTATGCTTGGGATGACTCTTGGTTGTTCAGTGTCGGCGGTACCTATACTTTGAACGACAGCTGGACATTACGTGCAGGTTACATGTTTGACCAAGGCGTAGTTGGCGAAATCAGCTCTATTTCCATTCCTGATTCAGACCGTCAATGGTATACAGCGGGTGCTACCTACAACTTATCTAAGCACACCAGCTTAGACTTCGGTATAGCATTTGTTCGAGGTGAAGAGACTGACCTTGTTGAGTACAGCGCAATTTATGGTGCTAACCCAACTCCAATTAACGCAACAACATTGTCAAACGCAACGTATTACTCAATGCAGTACAACTACAAGTTCTAA
- the putP gene encoding sodium/proline symporter PutP, producing the protein MTIELPILITFIGYLALMMGIGLWAYKATDSVDDYILGGRGMGPGVTALSVGASDMSGWLLLGLPGAVYLGGLGEAWIGFGLVFGAWLNWLFVAKRLRIYTEFTDNALTLPDFFEKRFEDSKGILKLVSAVTILVFFTFYASSGMVGGAILFEKVFGLDYTLALIIGSTIIVAYTFVGGFFAVSWTDFFQGSLMLVALLIVPIAIFSQPEAQQGFETLDPAMLSLFSENTTFIGLVSLLAWGLGYFGQPHILSRFMAIGSAKDITVSRRIAMSWMVVALFGALATGLAGTLYFAAEPLENPETVFIHLAHAAFNPWIGGLLIAAILSAIMSTIDSQLLVCSSVITEDFYKKWLRPQAESKELMLVGRIGVLAIAVIAGVVALNPESSVLGLVSYAWAGFGAAFGPVVLMSLFWRDYSRNGAVATIIVGAVTVVVWKQLSGGIFDLYEILPGFLFATIAGVLTSKLQAPSDKVKAQFSEFEAKL; encoded by the coding sequence CTTCATTGGCTACTTAGCTTTAATGATGGGGATTGGCCTTTGGGCTTACAAAGCAACAGACTCAGTAGACGATTATATTTTGGGTGGCCGTGGCATGGGGCCTGGCGTAACAGCGTTAAGTGTCGGTGCTTCAGATATGTCTGGCTGGCTACTGCTCGGATTACCTGGCGCGGTCTACTTAGGCGGTTTGGGTGAAGCTTGGATCGGCTTTGGGCTGGTTTTTGGTGCTTGGCTTAACTGGCTCTTTGTCGCAAAAAGATTACGCATTTATACCGAGTTTACCGATAATGCTCTTACCCTACCCGATTTCTTTGAAAAACGATTTGAAGACAGCAAAGGCATACTCAAGTTAGTTTCAGCGGTAACTATTTTAGTCTTTTTCACCTTTTATGCATCGTCAGGTATGGTCGGTGGCGCTATATTATTTGAAAAAGTTTTCGGCCTTGATTACACCCTAGCATTGATTATTGGTTCTACCATTATTGTCGCTTACACTTTCGTTGGTGGCTTCTTTGCTGTGAGCTGGACTGACTTTTTCCAAGGTAGCTTGATGTTAGTAGCCTTATTAATCGTACCGATTGCTATCTTCAGCCAACCAGAAGCTCAGCAAGGTTTTGAAACTTTAGACCCTGCAATGTTGTCACTGTTCAGCGAAAATACTACCTTTATCGGATTAGTCTCTCTGCTGGCTTGGGGTCTAGGTTACTTCGGTCAGCCTCATATTTTATCGCGTTTCATGGCGATTGGCTCTGCTAAAGATATTACTGTTTCTCGCCGTATTGCAATGAGTTGGATGGTTGTCGCACTATTTGGCGCTTTAGCAACCGGCCTTGCAGGTACACTCTATTTTGCAGCTGAACCATTAGAAAACCCGGAAACGGTATTTATTCACTTAGCCCATGCCGCTTTTAACCCTTGGATAGGCGGATTACTGATAGCAGCAATTCTGTCAGCGATTATGAGCACCATCGATTCACAGTTGTTAGTATGTTCAAGTGTGATTACGGAAGACTTTTACAAGAAATGGCTACGTCCTCAGGCAGAAAGTAAAGAGCTTATGCTCGTGGGTCGTATCGGTGTACTCGCCATTGCCGTCATCGCGGGGGTTGTAGCACTTAACCCTGAAAGCAGTGTGCTTGGTCTGGTCAGTTATGCATGGGCAGGTTTTGGCGCCGCATTTGGCCCTGTGGTTTTGATGTCGCTTTTCTGGCGTGATTACAGCCGCAATGGTGCAGTAGCAACAATTATCGTTGGTGCGGTAACAGTGGTTGTTTGGAAGCAACTTAGCGGCGGAATATTTGACCTCTATGAAATTCTCCCAGGCTTCCTATTTGCTACCATCGCAGGTGTACTTACCAGTAAATTACAGGCTCCATCTGATAAAGTAAAAGCACAATTTAGCGAGTTCGAAGCTAAGCTGTAA
- a CDS encoding YgaP family membrane protein: MSLERAIMAFAGMMILLSLALTLWVSHNFVWLTAFIGVNLTQSAYTGFCPAAIVFKKFGFKSEAQLATD, encoded by the coding sequence ATGTCTTTAGAACGCGCCATTATGGCTTTTGCTGGAATGATGATTTTGCTTTCACTTGCTTTAACTTTATGGGTCAGTCACAACTTTGTCTGGTTAACAGCGTTTATTGGGGTAAACTTAACCCAGAGTGCCTATACTGGGTTTTGTCCTGCAGCCATTGTTTTTAAAAAGTTTGGTTTTAAGTCAGAGGCCCAATTAGCGACTGATTAG
- a CDS encoding efflux RND transporter periplasmic adaptor subunit has product MTAYPTPTFTVLLFSLLLNFSYTAVAAEQAQESSETTVTVNYQHYPNWVALDAVIEPSKAATVSAQTSGRIIKLNYDVNDIVAENAALLEITSKEQGAHLASAEAQYAKANAQNIEAQAQLKRYKTLFPQGAISAGSMDEAQANAKSAQQAVSAARAGIVQATESLKYTAVSAPFSGIVTKRHVEQGETVSPGQPLYSGYSLTHMRAVTHVPQRYIDALKQLPQFQLTLADGTQIVSDKLNMFSFIDQVSHSYKVRIELPADTAGLIPGSLIKARFISGQRQTMFIPKSSLITINDLTGVYLLQNKQWVLNQVRLGQQNGDDVEVLAGLSNEDVIAKDAYQTLLQVQKQSKP; this is encoded by the coding sequence ATGACGGCTTACCCTACCCCAACATTTACAGTTTTGCTTTTTTCACTGCTATTAAACTTTTCCTATACTGCAGTAGCGGCAGAACAAGCTCAAGAAAGCAGCGAAACCACAGTGACAGTTAACTACCAACACTATCCAAACTGGGTTGCTTTAGATGCCGTTATCGAACCAAGTAAAGCGGCAACCGTATCAGCACAAACATCGGGACGGATCATCAAGCTTAACTACGATGTTAATGATATTGTTGCTGAAAATGCCGCGCTACTGGAAATCACCAGTAAAGAGCAAGGTGCACATTTAGCGAGTGCAGAAGCCCAGTATGCCAAAGCCAATGCGCAAAATATCGAGGCTCAAGCTCAGTTAAAACGTTATAAGACCTTATTCCCACAAGGCGCAATATCTGCTGGCTCAATGGATGAAGCACAGGCCAATGCGAAATCAGCTCAGCAAGCAGTCAGTGCAGCGAGAGCGGGTATCGTTCAGGCCACTGAGTCACTGAAATATACCGCAGTCAGTGCACCATTTTCAGGTATTGTGACCAAAAGGCATGTCGAACAAGGCGAAACGGTCAGCCCTGGGCAGCCACTCTATTCCGGTTATTCATTAACACATATGCGGGCCGTTACTCATGTACCACAGCGCTATATTGACGCTTTGAAACAGCTGCCACAATTCCAATTAACTCTTGCCGATGGTACACAGATAGTCAGCGATAAGCTCAATATGTTTAGCTTTATTGATCAAGTCAGCCACAGTTATAAAGTGCGTATAGAACTTCCAGCAGATACCGCCGGCTTGATCCCTGGTAGCCTAATAAAAGCTCGCTTTATTAGCGGGCAACGCCAAACGATGTTCATTCCTAAATCATCATTGATCACCATTAACGACCTAACTGGCGTTTACCTGCTGCAAAATAAGCAATGGGTGCTCAATCAAGTCAGACTCGGTCAACAAAATGGTGACGACGTTGAAGTGCTAGCAGGCCTATCCAATGAAGATGTTATTGCCAAAGACGCCTATCAAACCTTATTGCAGGTTCAAAAGCAGTCAAAGCCATAG
- a CDS encoding rhodanese-like domain-containing protein, whose protein sequence is MFSKFALAVDKDVEQAWQKIDAGALIVDVRTAEEFAQGHLPNAINIPFEQIAKAFAERKIATDKSVVLYCRSGRRSGIANDALISAGYSHTYNGGGYQMLMQRQPK, encoded by the coding sequence ATGTTTAGCAAATTTGCACTGGCAGTAGATAAAGATGTTGAGCAAGCATGGCAAAAAATTGATGCTGGCGCCTTGATTGTGGATGTGAGAACCGCTGAAGAGTTTGCACAAGGCCACCTACCGAACGCAATCAATATTCCTTTTGAGCAGATCGCAAAGGCTTTTGCTGAGAGAAAAATCGCAACAGATAAGTCTGTGGTTTTGTACTGCCGCAGCGGCCGTCGTAGTGGTATAGCTAATGATGCCCTGATCAGCGCCGGGTATAGTCATACATACAATGGTGGCGGTTACCAAATGCTCATGCAGCGACAACCAAAATAA